CCCTCTCGATCTATGCCTTCACTGCACCGTCACCCCAAGGCTGTGGCAATCACGGCGGCGCGATGCAACACGAGGAGCACCAAGCCCAGAAACCCTCGAAAGCAAAGATCGTCAAGGGCGTCCAGGTCGCAACGATCAAGGTGGATTCCGGCAAGTATTCCCCATCGTCGATCGCGGTCGTGAGGGACAAGCCGGTCGAGCTCACCTTCAAGTTGGGGCGCAAACCAGGATGCGCGAGCGAATTGGTCATCGAAGACCTCAAGTTCCGCGAGACGATCGACCCTAAGAAGGGGACCATTGTCAAGTTCACGCCAAGCAAGGAGGGCGCCATCAAGTTCGCTTGTGGCATGGGAATGCAGAGCGGCACGATCATCGTCCAGTGACATCGCCGGTCCCGTAAGCCCGTGTGCGGGACCACAGGACCTAACCCCGACTGGAGGTGCAGATGTGAAATCGACATTAAGAACTATCATCGGCGTCGCTGCGGTCCTCACTGCCAGCGCTCTCCCCACTTACGTCCTCGCGCAAGATCCGCAGAACACGATCATCGAGCGAATGGAGCTCGAACAGGCGGATGTGCGCGAGGCGCTGAAGATCCTGTTCAAGCAGGTTGGCGATGTCTCCTACAGCATCGATCCTGCCGTGCAAGGCACTGTTACCGTGAGCCTGAAGAAGGTGCCGTTCGAAACGGCTCTTCAGCACATCCTCAAGCAGGTCGACGCGACCTATCGGCGCGAAGGCCCGATCTACACGATCATCAAACGGGAAACGGAGGTCATACCGAAGTCCGAGACCCAATCGACCCCCAATGCGCCAACTGCCAAGAACCCCATTCGGCGAATCAAGATTCGTTCAGCCGACCCGCTCTTCATCATGTTGATGCTCCAGGGAACCCAGTCTACGCGGATTTATCCCGAAATGAGCTCGCTGTTTAACTCTCGTAGAGGCGGCGGCAATGGAGGCGGCTACGGCGGCGGAGGCTATGGCGGTGGAGGCTACGGCGGCTTCGGAGGCGGTGGCTTCGGAGGTGGCGGCTTCGGAGGCGGTGGATTCGGCGGCGGAGGCTTCGGAGGCGGCGGCTTCGGCGGCGGTGGCTTCGGCGGCGGCGGTTATGGAGGTGGCCGCGGCTTCTAAGAAGGACACTCGAAGCCATACGTGGAACGGGCCGGTTCCCAGGCCCGTTCCAAAGTCCCCAAC
This genomic stretch from Armatimonadota bacterium harbors:
- a CDS encoding cupredoxin domain-containing protein; this encodes MKRQITIIVLGGIAALSIYAFTAPSPQGCGNHGGAMQHEEHQAQKPSKAKIVKGVQVATIKVDSGKYSPSSIAVVRDKPVELTFKLGRKPGCASELVIEDLKFRETIDPKKGTIVKFTPSKEGAIKFACGMGMQSGTIIVQ